Proteins encoded in a region of the Oscarella lobularis chromosome 5, ooOscLobu1.1, whole genome shotgun sequence genome:
- the LOC136187422 gene encoding uncharacterized protein, which translates to MKISHSCVALNGEGYWKASNCVEEKQSVCVIPAFSVCLNKVDTCHEATACTKTLSACKDCPFPFECTSRFSCLWISSASSNWFDAETECFNRGATLFSIGSKGDESDLVDYLRKIAHFRGPGFGRKELFLGLIRTPTAAKDTQYNYRWSNGLPFSRDASGWDPLKGPLCATVVVENDVAIKFGRAVSCLDQHEFICHKQPNSQPSVVTRLVGVAANRRLDVKAWTPFCISKDGHEASPITAGACVNMGYTEYRGFTFDISEFNSCQASDVGSIDVRFSKTVSDAVEIRIGRPWRKLCNVRSIDSDNLCRSLGYDRKRRKSYFDTSGFSMSCSRNVNSLDECTFTEFQDKRCRGVLLVCENNDGKVRLLDGLRESEGRVEIYFNGLWSVVCGDEWYLDDANVVCRLLGYENAVSVTARRRGLPSPSNSLRYYGPCKGNETWSKDCEEERSRSCSKEAEVTCKENKYCPRGWYLYKDYCYTVSIKSYDFDDTEWDKGCSSQSLVSISNPHEQAFVLSLLAYAHIDVWIGMTPRRKSDDFHWLNGDPMTYALWASGEPRFSSSRECVAIDSRTGYWKTVDCVHLKLKRLCKRALVDFSNRVRRRKAPIHRRCQKDELYFKDACYYLSKNDDKPRSQILAVQKCKSRGAELVSISSIHENAFVAKETSSLAGPIYWIGLVYSNTSSAFAWLYGLPVTFTRWAKYEPKYQNGACVAFAFDGLDFTWSVSNCATEAGYICKKALSDSSVQLNSASINNVYMCPSDWTQIDNRCFKRIVALATWRESLAQCQQFSAGNGSLASIHSVQEQSGLSDLLGANEAWIGLNDIDNEGVYVWADRSPLVHVNWRATEKRSSSMRILHSCVAATGNSWKKANCVEEKQSVCVRPAILDFDECSNKSHTCHKNATCENTLFSYKCTCIQGFEGDGFSCKDSDECRDVESHRCRQKDQHCVNTVGSYECGCVEGWSGNGTGHCFDVDECLRNDTCDPRATCNNTAGSYICTCSSGWTGNGSLCVDIDECESDPCHSLERCENEDGSFRCTCRPGWTRDAARSTGSATDDDAPCTDIDECKTPAQCHANANCTNTAGSYNCTCASGWTGNGSLCVDIDECERKEDNNCHDYATCRNTIGSYQCECNDTFTGNGTHCQDSQFSQLTIILSVVGSFVFFVFVIVIAVVVYARFNSGEYRSAESLSSPAPPPHSRKRPDEWEINHDDVMLLEKIGEVG; encoded by the exons ATGAAAATCTCGCACAGCTGTGTAGCTTTGAATGGAGAAGGGTATTGGAAAGCAAGCAACTGTGTGGAGGAGAAGCAAAGTGTGTGCGTGATTCCAGCATTTTCCG TTTGTTTAAACAAAGTCGATACCTGTCACGAAGCAACGGCGTGCACAAAAACCTTGTCGGCGTGCAAGG ACTGTCCGTTTCCTTTTGAGTGCACTTCCCGCTTTTCGTGTCTTTGGATttcatcggcgtcgtcgaattggttTGACGCGGAAACGGAGTGCTTCAATCGAGGAGCGACACTCTTCTCTATCGGGAGCAAAGGAGACGAATCGGATCTTGTTGATTATCTCCGGAAAATTGCGCATTTTCGGGGGCCCGGatttggaagaaaagaactCTTTTTGGGTCTAATACGCACGCCTACTGCAGCGAAAGATACTCAGTATAACTATCGATGGTCCAACGGTTTGCCCTTTAGCAGAGATGCTTCTGGATGGGATCCCTTGAAAGGTCCCCTATGTGCCACGGTCGTTGTCGAGAACGATGTCGCGATCAAGTTTGGCAGAGCCGTTTCCTGTTTAGATCAGCACGAATTCATCTGCCACAAGCAACCGAATAGCCAAC cgTCTGTGGTTACTCGTCTCGTGGGAGTGGCAGCTAATCGCCGGTTAGACGTGAAGGCATGGACACCCTTTTGCATCTCAAAGGACGGTCACGAGGCCAGTCCCATTACGGCTGGAGCCTGCGTAAATATGGGTTACACTGAGTACCGCGGATTCACGTTTGATATTAGCGAATTCAATTCCTGTCAGGCCAGTGACGTTGGCTCAATTGACGTACGTTTCTCAAAAACTGTGAGCGATGCCGTCGAGATTCGAATTGGGCGCCCGTGGAGAAAGCTGTGCAACGTTCGTTCTATCGATTCTGATAACTTGTGCAGAAGTTTAGGATATGATAGAAAAAGACGCAAATCATATTTTGATACTTCTGGATTTTCCATGAGCTGTTCCCGAAACGTGAATTCACTCGACGAGTGCACTTTCACAGAGTTCCAAGATAAACGCTGTCGTGGTGTCCTTCTCGTTTGTGAAAACAATGACGGGAAAGTACGACTTCTCGACGGTTTGCGTGAGAGCGAGGGAAGAGTCGAAATCTATTTCAATGGATTGTGGAGCGTCGTGTGCGGCGACGAATGGTATTTAGACGATGCGAATGTCGTCTGTCGTCTGTTAGGCTACGAAAATGCCGTGTCCGTCACGGCGAGGCGAAGAGGCCTTCCTTCGCCGAGCAACTCTCTGAGGTATTATGGACCttgcaaaggaaacgaaacaTGGTCTAAAGATTGCGAAGAGGAGCGCAGTCGATCCTGCAGCAAGGAAGCGGAAGTGACTTGTAAAGAGAACAAAT ATTGTCCCAGAGGGTGGTACCTCTACAAAGACTATTGCTATACCGTTTCTATCAAGTCTTACGACTTTGATGACACTGAGTGGGATAAGGGATGCAGCTCCCAGAGCCTTGTCAGCATTAGCAATCCTCACGAACAGGCTTTTGTATTGTCTCTTCTCGCGTACGCACATATCGACGTCTGGATTGGAATGACTCCAAGGAGGAAGTCTGATGATTTCCACTGGCTCAATGGAGATCCAATGAC GTATGCTCTGTGGGCGAGTGGAGAACCGCGTTTTAGCAGTAGTCGTGAGTGCGTTGCTATCGATTCTCGCACTGGCTACTGGAAGACGGTCGACTGCGTACACCTCAAATTAAAAAGATTATGCAAACGTGCTCTTG TTGATTTTAGCAACAGAGTGCGCCGACGTAAAGCGCCTATTCATCGTCGGTGTCAAAAGGATGAGCTTTATTTCAAAGACGCCTGCTATTATTTGTCTAAAAATGACGATAAGCCGCGTTCACAAATTCTAGCAGTTCAAAAGTGTAAAAGCCGTGGGGCGGAACTCGTTTCAATAAGCAGCATTCACGAGAACGCCTTCgtcgccaaagaaacgtcatcGTTAGCAGGACCTATCTATTGGATTGGATTGGTTTACAGCAATACGTCGAGCGCGTTCGCGTGGCTTTACGGCTTACCCGTCACTTTTACGCGGTGGGCGAAGTATGAGCCGAAGTACCAGAATGGTGCATGCGTTGCATTTGCATTCGACGGACTCGACTTCACTTGGTCCGTTTCAAACTGCGCTACCGAAGCTGGATACATCTGCAAAA AGGCATTGAGTGACTCAAGTGTACAATTGAATTCCGCATCTATAAACA ATGTCTACATGTGTCCGAGTGATTGGACGCAGATTGACAACCGGTGCTTTAAACGAATTGTCGCTTTGGCGACGTGGCGGGAATCCTTGGCTCAATGCCAGCAGTTCAGCGCAGGCAATGGCTCTCTCGCTAGCATTCATTCTGTTCAAGAACAGAGCGGCCTTTCTGATCTTCTCGGCGCAAACGAGGCTTGGATCGGTCTAAATGACATTGACAATGAAGGCGTCTACGTTTGGGCTGATCGCTCTCCGCTTGTGCATGTCAACTGGAGGGCGACAGAAAAGCGAAGTTCTTCGATGAGGATCTTGCACAGTTGTGTAGCTGCAACGGGAAATTCTTGGAAAAAAGCTAATTGCGTGGAAGAGAAGCAAAGTGTGTGCGTAAGACCAGCAATTTTGG ATTTCGATGAATGTTCGAATAAATCCCATACTTGTCACAAAAACGCAACGTGTGAAAATACTTTATTTTCATATAAATGCACTTGCATACAAGGGTTTGAAGGCGACGGATTTTCATGCAAAG attctGATGAATGTAGAGACGTTGAAAGTCACCGTTGTCGCCAGAAGGATCAGCATTGCGTAAACACAGTTGGATCATACGAATGCGGGTGTGTTGAAGGATGGTCGGGAAACGGAACTGGTCACTGTTTTGACGTAGACGAATGTCTACGCAACGATACTTGCGATCCTCGTGCCACTTGCAACAACACAGCCGGGTCGTACATCTGCACTTGTAGTAGCGGCTGGACTGGAAACGGAAGTCTCTGCGttgacatcgacgagtgcgagaGTGACCCGTGTCATTCTCTAGAAAGGTGTGAAAATGAGGACGGCTCATTCCGGTGTACGTGTCGTCCCGGCTGGACTAGAGACGCAGCTCGATCAACTGGATCGGCTACAGATGATGATGCTCCTTGCACTGATATCGATGAATGTAAAACACCAGCCCAATGTCATGCAAACGCAAATTGTACCAATACAGCCGGGTCGTATAATTGCACTTGTGCTAGTGGCTGGACTGGAAACGGCAGTCTCTGCGttgacatcgacgaatgcgagaGGAAAGAGGATAACAATTGCCACGATTACGCAACGTGCAGAAATACTATTGGATCGTACCAGTGCGAATGCAACGATACCTTTACGGGCAACGGGACGCACTGCCAAG ATTCGCAGTTTTCACAACTCACAATAATTTTGTCGGTTGTCGgctcgttcgttttctttgtctttgtcatCGTCATTGCCGTCGTTGTCTACGCCCGCTTCAACAGTGGCGAATATCGCTCAGCGGAGTCTCTGAGTTCGCCTGCGCCCCCGCCCCATTCCCGCAAGAGACCCGATGAATGGGAAATCAATCACGACGACGTGATGCTTCTGGAAAAGATAGGCGAAG TCGGATAG